In Ornithodoros turicata isolate Travis chromosome 1, ASM3712646v1, whole genome shotgun sequence, the DNA window TTTACAAATTTGTAAGTGAGAACAGCAAGTTTTATCTCTAAAAGTTCTAAAATGCTGTTAActgacagcaaagaaaacgCAAATGTTACCGACGTGACCGGATGTAGAGATAGTACGAGCCTTAACGCGTCTTTTGTGCAATATATAGGCTGTTCAagtaataattgggtgtttacgtcgcgagacaactgagatcatggaCTGTTCAAGTTTGACTTGTATGTTAAACCATACACTTCTGATCTGACTTTGAATCAGTGCATGAAATAATAGAAGTGGCTGTATCGGCGAAATGTTTTTAACCTTTGCAAGTGCAAAGAGCCCGGAACAAATCTTAGCATGAATATCCAGTAGGCGAGGTCCCCAGTTAAGCTGTTCGTGTATTACAACACCAAGAAATTTTGTTAAGGTTACCCTATGTATAGTGTTTGTAGCAAGGTAAAGGCTATGGTAATAAGTGGACAAAGTATGCGTTTGATGAGGATGGAAAATAATATAATTGAATTTTTGTATATTGGGGACAAGTCTGTTGGTTACTAACCAATCCGAGTACTTCGCAAGGACCATGTTGGCTAGACTGAACAAGGAACTAATATCGTTCGCCTCTACGAATACGTTAATGTCATTTGCATACATAATGCAAGTTGTCTGCAAGTGATCAACAAGATCGATTACATatatcaaaaaaagaaagggtccAAGTATGGAACCTTGATCAACTCCATGTTTTAATTGATTGCATTGGTTCTGATTTGTCCTGTCCAATTTGTACGGATATTGCTCTCTGTCCGAAAGACAGCTTTTCAGTAACATCAAGGGTAACTTCGATAGAGAGTTGCCAGTAATATCAGTTTTAATTTCCTAAGATTGCAGCTCTGCAGCATTACAGTTCGTTTAAAGGACCTCACGAAATCGAACTTCTTGGAGGTGCTATCCAACGACATATACAGCATGTCTCCACAAAGACGTAGGCTGAACCCACTTACGCCTAAATCAGTCCAAATTCTTATATTATTGCAATCACAGGATATCAGATACGATATCATATTCACTCGGTGCCATTCATCTAGTACGGCTCACGTTGCTAGGTTGCCTAATTTTGCCCCGAAGATCGGGTAAAATTTGGCTCTCCGTGCAGGTTAATTTGTCCCTATCTGTCTAGTTTGCTTTGCTAGGTAGGTCTGAAGCTTGTTGGATGGCGGGAAAATTTTCTTGCACCGGCATTAAAAGAAGGCCTTATGAGAGCATGGAAAATGCTGTTCATTGGAGATGTCATCCTACATGAACGATTACCTCCGCAAGACAGATTTATACGGGATGGGTTCCCCTTCAAATTGAGAAAGAAAGGCGTTGGGTGGTCGGAATAACCAGAGCGTAAATATATGCATTATGTAAAAAcaccgagactagggaacacgaagggacagacacaacacgaagtctcaaacacagctgaaaactctacttcacatacaagaaatatatacaaacagaagggaagggaacaaccagttgaggacaaaataggaggtcatttcgggggatcGAGCAGTCtattcaaggccggaccgaggttTACGGATGGGTtgttgacacagttcccacaagaagttgtcagcaacccatccgtaatcctcggtccggccttgaacagactgctcgaTCCCCCGAAATGACAtcctattttgtcctcaactggttgttcccttccttcctgtttgtatatatttcttgtatgtgaagtaaaattttcagctgtgtttgagacttcgtgttgtgtctgtcccttcgtgttccctagtctcggggtttttacgtTATGCACCatcgtcaccagctcgcttgcttcctagccgttttttcatTGTTGTAAATATATGCCTGGTTTTGTCAAAGCACGTTCTGTAGCATTCGTACCCTTAAATGTATATTCACTCATTCTTACTACTTTTTCAGTTGCCCTTGCTGAATGTGAGCTTTGTCGGGATCTGAAACCGAAACCTTTAGCCCTGCGCGAAGAACTGCACATAATATTAGACGTGGACCCCGGCGTCGATGACGCCATTGCCATAGTCCTGGCCTTAGGCATTGAAGCAAACGTTGAAGCGATCACATGTGTGAATGGAAACACGAACGTTAAGAAAGCATGCGACAACGTTCGACGGGTCCTAAAGCTACTTAACAAAACATCGGTAAGTTCCCTTTCCTGCTTATAGGTAGTGTTCTGAGTGTTCTAGACGCATGAAACCATCATTGTTCCCGGTGGCGTATCTTCCTCAGACCTTCCTCTCTAAAGGTATATCTGAAGCAGGGTTTGAAACACCAAAACGATGTTGATGTATTTGATCAAATTACTACACGTTTCTAGTCATATTTCTACATCTAGTCTAGTCACCTAATGAGTCGAACCATCACTGGGAACTCAATTTTAAGCACCCCGGTCCGTTTGAAGTTATCATGTAGCCTTCTTTCTAGATACCAACCTACGAGGGGTGTGATGAGCCTCTCACGGGACAATACGTAGATACTGGAAACTATTTTGGTGAAGACGCATTCGGCAATGCATCGTGGAAGTACGAGCTACCAGATCGAAATGAAGAAAAGACATCAGTGAACAAACACGCAGCCTCGCAGATGCTGGACATGGCTAAGGCAAACCAAAACAAATATACCTTGGTGCTCTTGGGACCGCTGACCAATGCCGCAGTGGCTTTGAAGATAGACCAACGGTTTACGAGCTACTTGAAGGATATTTTCATCCTTGGTGGAAATGTTTACGGTAAGCGTTTATAGTGAACTAAAAATGTGACCCGATGAGTTCGAGTATAACTTAACTGTTGTTTCTGCAACGATCCTTGCGCAGTTATACAGACTTAAATTCATTTGTGACTCCTGATGGTCCCGCTCCTCTCTTTTGCGATATCCCCCTTTTTTACCATGGGAGAACTGTATCACTTCCTTCAGATCCCGCATGACTGAGTGCGTACTCTGCTGAGCCCCTATTTGTCACCTTGCAAAATTTTCGTACAAGAATACGTTTTTATGAAAGTGTTCATTGCAATGTCTTGTCAAGTAAGAATTATATGCAGCGTTCGGTCTGCTCCCGTTGGCTAAGATTATGTAGTATGGAAAGGAGGCGACGACATGTGCCCATGATGATAGAGGTGCGTTCGTGGATCACACTAGCCGTATCGTGGGCATCGTCTATGCCCGGAGTGCATGTACGACATCTTAGCACATGATCCGCGGTAATAACGGGTGTATTGGTGTAGTCACTAGTGATAAAACGTTTAACTATAGACGATACAACACTCGCACTGACAATGAGGACGTTCTATTTGACATCAATTAGCTTTAACCCATCACAGTAATAACCCAAGACGACGAATGACGCAGACAACGACGACTTGTTATTTGACTTTAGTTTGGCTTAAATAGCTtcgttcttttcctttcctcgaGAAAGCCCTGTCTGTACATCTGTGTTGGTCTTTACCTGAGTCACTAAAATTACGATTCCTTTTTTTATTACCCACGGATAGTTTGTTTATGTAAAGTGAAATAAGAAGCGTAGGTTTAGTTAAGTGCAAGTGTTGGGTCGTGCTTCCATGCCGTCATGTTTTGCCTAGCGCTGAAGGCTTTGTCACTTTTACACGCCGCAGCAGCTCCGGCGGCATCACTCTCTAAACAGAGGAGTCACAGAGAGTAGCTAAGAGGAGGAAATGCGCCGTGCGACGCCCCGTAATTCTATCAGACTCCCGCAcagccgcggcattccttttctcaaatTGGCGCCCTCATTGGGTCTCAGTGAGtgacgttttcttctttttccagaGAAGGAATTCGAGCATACCCTCCCCGGCCGAAACTTATTGCACGTAGACCTCAAGGCGACTGTCTTTGAATTGTCGAACGATTGACTTGTCATTAGCTAGACGGAGTGGACAGGCCGCTTTGCATCCTGAATACTTGAAGGTTATAATGTAGTTCATTAACTCGCCTTCCGTAGCAAAGCAATCAAGCAAGCCGTAGTGGTTGTTACGCCCCGCTCCGTTGGACTGTAAACCAGCCTTAATTCTTGGAAAACTCAATTATATGTGAAAAGTGCTGTGCAGCGTCTTGTACCAGTAGTGGTCAGGGGATAGCAAAGTCACGCGAACTTTACATTTTCAGATCGGTAAACATTGTGGAACACTGCGAAAGCTTGCAGAAATTCGAGAGCTCTAAGCTAAAAAGCGCTGATAGTGACGCTAAAGCAACGTACGTGTATTCTTGCTTGTACGCTCACGTAGCGTATAGCTTGCACTTTGTATTTTTTGTGTACAATAATAAAGCACTACGACGTTGTTAATGTTGCACTGCCACGGCTACTGATTTCGAAATTCAGCCTCCGTGGTCGCCCGTGCGATACGGCGCGATCGGAAATTATGCGGCGAATCAGGGGCCATGTTTCCCGTCTGGTTCAGTCTTCTTCCATCTACTCCGTGGGGTAAACTAAGGCCTCGTTCACCGCCCCAGCCGCAGGAAAGTTTCTAGCGTGGCCCAGGACCACGTAAAGGAATAGCTGTCGGTCCTTCCCGTCTTAGTCTTGGGATCTCATTCCTACTAGCAAATACacctaatatttttttttttaaattccgtgttagcgccgcgaagcaactgtggctatgagcggcgtatagacgtggacagatgaagagaggacagcaggaaggagtgggggacaggggggttagtatgcgtcctgggccgacttcaaggggaactgtgccgacattcgtctggaaagtcttcggaaaacccagggaaaacctcagacagcacagccggtgacaggattcgaacccgtgtcacctcccagtctcggcgtggaaagcgatcactctaaccactatgccacgggagctggtacacACCTAATATAAGGCGACCCATAGTACAAAAGCTAAAGTATTGGTGATGTGGATTTGTGGACagaaattcaaattcaaatcgaATCCAAATTCGAAATGGGGAATCAGTTCCAGCTGGAATTTAAATGTGTGTCGCCAAATCAAATAATTTCGCagcagcatttttcttttttcacctgAAATCGCATATGTTTTGAAAATCCAGATTCGTCAACTCCTTCACCAGGGCCGGGTCCCCAAGGCACCTTAACTGGAAAGCCTAGGAATTGCTTCGGGGTGGAAAAATTGATCGGGTTCTGCAGTCATTAGAAATATTTCAGGTAACAGTGGCAGCGTAACAAACATATAACACTCAGAGGAACGAACGCTTTAGAGTTGCATGATAGGTAAAAAAGCAGAGATGTGGAGATGATACCTGAAATCGTATTAATTACTAAAGACATACCATCTGATGCTTTCTacaaaatgcacagaatgaAGCGGAAGCTTCTCAGTAGTAATTTAGTTTTCCTATAACTTTAATAGTGGTCTACAGAGTGTTAGTTTTTATCCGGTATACGATTTAAATGGACTGGCGCTGGCATGGTTCTGAAACTATTGCGCCGTTTTAGTGGAGTAGATTCTGTACACcttgatgtaatgcatggcaagaaCAGACGGCGGACGTTGCGTGTTTGACGCCACACGGCAAGTCCACTCAGAGAGCGCCGTGAGGTCGGCCGTCTGCAGGTTGCGGATAGCCTGTAATCATGTCATGGTCGCTTCTGGATTAGCGCCTGGCATGTTCCTaccagggctcggaaccgttattttttggggttcggttcaagttctggttcaaggttatcggttcggttctgattcgggttcagcgcaaccaaaatagcggtttgaaccgatattaataggttcgaaccggtttacgtgtgctgtgctaatcagtgtTCCACATGTGAGAGGCAATATCAGGTTGTTGCtccttcttccttcctcttactccctcgcctctacacttcataggaGCAAAAAACCACGCAGTTCACGGCAAGGCAGATCATCCTTTGCTGTACCGAAAATGCTGGGAAATTGCGTGCAGGATATCACTGAAGTCCATTGCAAACGGCTATCGTCAATttccaaagaaaaaaagagaagaaagcggtcacgtggtagatagGAGAATCTCAGAGTCCCATGCGCAGGCCGGCACGATGCTCCTCGTGGAAAAGAGGGCGAAAGGCCGCTCCTGTGCttgcttcctccatgctctggaccacacACAAACATTTTTCCCGTGGTCGTtagaggtctgcgttgcttgtggatgtcaccGTAAACTACTAAAATTTACGTCACCTTCgcactgcgacgctgaatgaaaggaagcagcccagccaacaatgcaaagtgtagctgtcggcacatctttattattatttttttttacacctcgtgttacaaaaatgtacagggatgtcgtgaacctcttggaggtgaggctgtaggaggtgcattgactcaccacttcttggttgatcaatttgtccgctctatgaattcggcaagattccgatCGATGGGGAGCTggtgcgcggcagtcgagtgggaaggtACAAGCGTTTTCACCGTCCTGCGAAacggttaccgcatcatattttttcggttcagttccggttcgttcaatgGGAGAGAAGAACTGTTTAcggttcagttcgggttcggttcggcaaaaaataacttttttttgcggttttcggttacggttctgttccggtttcgacccctggtTCGTACAGCCAGCAACGTAACACTATGTGTAGCACATGCCGGCAAATATGAAGTTTTGATGCCCGTCTGATCGAGCTCGGTTTCTTCACTGAAACAATGGCAAACAAGAGTACCCATCCGTTTGAACCTGAGACGACAGATGGCTTTGTTTCTTGAGAGTAGGGTACTCTACCTCAGTCGGCCTTATACATAAGATTCGGAGGACGTGCACGCATAAACCTTGAGCTTGGCCGTCTAAAGCAAGCACCTCAATAACATAAAAATAGAAGTATGTTCGTCGGCAGCCCGTTTGGCAGCCGTCGGCAGCCCGCTTTCAAATACTGCACATCATGTTCTCTGGAGTGCGGCTTCTCTGGCACAAATCGGGCGATCAATCCCGGATGGATGGTATACAGATTCTGGGAGCATATATGTTAAAATATGCAAGTTTTTCGCATCATGTGATCCTGCATTAGCATCAGCAAtggtgtagagtatcgcccctggcgatcaAACTCCCCAATCTTCAACATAagataaagttgctgttgttcttaCTCTGTTTGTAATATTTACTGTTTTATTGTTAGGAAGGGGAAACATGCTTCCTGGAGCCGAATTTAATTTCTGGGTAGACCCTGAAGCGGCGGATGTTGTCCTAACTAAAGCCCAGTGCCCTGTTACCATAGTGCCCTGGGAAGCAGTCTTGGAGTCCCTTCTTCCATGGGTAAGTATACAACAGTAATATGCATATGATAGAGATTTCTACTAGATTTAGGTAAGATTTAGACTAGGTGGTGTTCCATTCCTGTGAAAGACATGCATGCATTGCATGAACACTGGACGAGGACGAGATATTCCAATCCGGAATACATCCAGTAGTGACCGGTAATTAAAGGAAACGGCAGACATGAGAAAGTGCAGTATTCACACATATGCATGCACGTTATACGTATGCAACGTCAACACATGCGATAACTGAAGCTAAGTAAATGAATGGGACAAGGGGGCCAAAGAACCACAAAGCAAAATGATTACATGATTTGGGCCTCGAAGGTGTAGCGTCAGTGGAGCAGGACGCATTCACTCTCGCGATGTGTTATCTCCTCCTCGTTTGTTTCTTAATTGCGTGCCTCGGCTGATAAGAAACGTTTCGGCAGACGGGGAGTTAACAATATGGAAGGTCCTCATGGTCGCGGTTCCTAAAAGTGGCTTGTATCATGTTATGGATCTTTgttttgacagcttcctttattgtACCCTTTTTGTAGAGCGGTTGCGACCTGCTGAAACTCCCTAGCGACTGCGTGACTTCGTCATGTCGTCAGTATCGTGCGACACCATGGAGTTACGGTGTAAACGACGTGATCAAGGCAAATGTCGATGAGCATCGTTAACGGTTCGACAGGGACTCTCAAATTCACCGAGAAGAGGGAGTAGGTCGCCACGTCCACCTATGGCACCGGTTGTTGGTTACGTATCGAGTCGCACCGCTAAAATCAAGAGGACCTCGCTACGTGCCACCAACCCTTGTCTCAGTCCGGGCAGGGTTCCCGTCAATCTGAGAACGGTCACCACCATGAtgtccaaaaagaaaaaaagaaaaggaagaacggGCATCGCGTGCAAACGCGTTCGCCTCCCTCTCGTCTAAGCCAATCGCCATGACAATTCATAAATTGCAAGGTGTGACTGGCAACAAGGTAATGTACTCCTATTCGcagcgagatcgacctatagggggcgagaCCGTCAGCTTTCTAGTGTGGATTACAtgccggccgatgttcggagttgatggttcatTTCCGTAATTATTGTATATAtacaccggaagatcacttgcgCCGCGATGGtgcgatactgttcggttccccaatgctccaatGACTGCACTGAcagcggaataaacgtgtaaaagcagacgccGCTAGGAAGCTATTCACattacggtagttcatcgtttctccacAGGGCGCCGGCACTGTTCTAGGTTACCATGACGCAAATGACTGGCCTCGAAGGCCTGTACATCGCTAATGTCGACGGAGACATGATGTTCTATCACATCAAGCGCAACGCAGACAAGCATGTACACGACGTGTTTCAAAGACTCGAGCGCTAGAGGCTCGATACCGTTACGCCGCGACGTGCAGAGAAGTTTCTTGAGTAGGTCGATTATGGCAAAAAGAAGCGCTCCTGGCGCGATCGTAACTCTGAGCATGGCCCTAGCTAACGTTCAGATTTCGCCATTACGCGGAATGGACGTTCAAGGTGATGCAATTCTTACAAAGGCGCGCGTACTGGTACTGACGGAAGCGTGGGCTGGTGATCCGTGTGAGATAGGCGGGTGCATGTCGTTCCGCATGCGCGAAGAGAGCAGAGAGGTTGGTGTCGCACTTTACGCTAAGCAAGGGAAAAGTGCGGTCACTGCATGCGCTCTGCTCATAAAAACGAAGCGGGAAGCGCAAGAATGTGTGCAATCGAGAGCACTATCAATGGTCGAAGAAACATAATTGGCGCTGTCTACCTCTCGCCAAACGTTCCACGAGACGACATCAAACTCTTCCTCACTTGGAATCTCCTGCCGTGAACTCAGAAACGCAACTTACCGACGCGCCCCTCCTTGTGTGTGGAGACTTTAAcattaaagtggtatccaacatcgccaaaaactgctgtcattttgtaaagcagtatgtgaaaagcattcccacaaaatatttttgcctAAGGTTGTTTGACCGCagcgcaattaatttgcaaaatcgctgcCGCTGTGGCAGGCCGGAATGCttcaactgcagaccacacccactctagggtgacgtttgtggtagagagccccctcattcgttggtagaaagaaatgtctgctacgaacactgcgagctgtttcttgttgactacTATTTGTTAATCGATTGATATCACGTTTTGTGAAAAACAAAGTTAATATGCAGCCCGACAAAATAAGATTGCTATCACaagagcagtggcgtagccacggtaGGTTAGGGGGGGCTCAAGCCctcccccccta includes these proteins:
- the LOC135378530 gene encoding nucleoside hydrolase-like, which translates into the protein MKQLSPTVTVLMLLHHVALAECELCRDLKPKPLALREELHIILDVDPGVDDAIAIVLALGIEANVEAITCVNGNTNVKKACDNVRRVLKLLNKTSIPTYEGCDEPLTGQYVDTGNYFGEDAFGNASWKYELPDRNEEKTSVNKHAASQMLDMAKANQNKYTLVLLGPLTNAAVALKIDQRFTSYLKDIFILGGNVYGRGNMLPGAEFNFWVDPEAADVVLTKAQCPVTIVPWEAVLESLLPWEHYEALTNITSTNAQFFRDVTAMHSTESDRREGGAEFADTLAVLAALIPESITKSKQSRVAVETMGNYTRGQLVHAWEPWLLPHVTRNITVVLALNTTVLNTALQKALC